The Novipirellula aureliae genomic interval TGTTTGGCTACGCGGATACAACTTGGGAAAAGTGGCTCGCCAAGAATGGAGCGTTGTGGATTTCAAGAAATCGAAAGCCGTGGATTTTGTTGGACGAACTTTAATCATCGAACAAGAAATGACGAAACCGCATCGTGATGATACCGACGACAGCCACCAGCTATTGACGTATTCGGACGCTGGGCGAATCGCAGGCGTCAGCAAAACGACAATCGGAAAGTGGGTCAAGATTGGTGTGCTGCGATCCGTTCCGATGCCAGGCAGCAAGCGAAGGCGAATCAAACGGGCGGTGATGATGCGGTTTCTACATTCGCTCGATGAGCAATGTTAAGAACCTACCTTGGGTAACTGGGTGCGGTTTTTTCGTTAGCGGAGTCAACAGGGATTGCCGAACAACCGAAAGCACTGGAGGCATTTTGGAAAGACGGTAATTACCGTTTTGCGACAATCGCGTTTTGCAATAATACCGCAAAACGCTATCAAATCACGATAAACCGTAAAAAGCCTTGCGAAGTGTTAGGGGTAGCGATATGATGCGTAAAACACGGGGTAAAATGCTGAAAACTAGTTGGCTGAAAAACTCGTTCACACCGCGGAGGTCACAGATTCGAATTCTGTATCGCCCATTGTTCCTCATTGTCAGGAACACGCACAACACCGCTGGAACCGTCATTTACGATGGTTTCAACGGTTTTTTCTTGCGCCCGCTCAGCCGATGCTTGCTCAGGATTACCCGAAACGGCGTCAGACTGGTGCGCTTTGGTGCCCGTCGCTCCATCGCGGATTGCCCGCTGGCTGGGAGCAGAGGTGCGTTCTCGAGCAGAGGGACAGAGCATCATTTTAGGTGAGGCAGTAACACCTCGAGCAGGTTACGTCGTGATTTTTGCTCTGCCTATTGCACCTGATCGTCAAGAATCATGCATGGGAACCAGGGAGATAGGCTTTTTCCCTCGGAATGGCCGTATTGGGTGCGTACCTTCATCCTGGGGCAGCTCAAAGAGCGTCACGAAAAGAAGGAAAATCGAAGAAGGGACGCTCAGTCCGGGAGCGTCAATAGCTCGCGGGCGCGGCGGCGGAGATGGTAGCGGCGGTGCGTGCGGTGACAACGCATCGAATCGACACTCTCGGGGCGTCCAGCAATGCTGCAGAACAATTTCCCAAAGTCCTTCACCAGTTCGCACCAAGTCGCTTGCTCGAGTCCCAACCGAACCAAAATCGGTGGTGCAGCCGAAGGCGTCACTCCGCGTTTGCCCGGCGCCACTTGCCGAGCCGTCCAATCGAGTAGCTTCAAGTAATCCACGAGTGAAATTGGTAAGAAGCCTTTATCACTACATCGCTTGCCGCTATCGCTAGCACAGGGACCTACGGGATCAAGCTGCTCATCGATCGACAGAGGTGCCAAGAAAGCATCCGGCTTGTCTTCGCTTGGTGACTCGCTTTTCATGGCCTTGATTCGTTTTTGCACCGACGTATGATCGCTCTGCTCCAGCGTTTCCGCCATCGCGGCACGAATCAGGTTCAAATCCACGTAAGCGGCACAGGCCAGCAGGGATGCTTCGTCCGTCAATCGAGTTGCACGGTAGCGATCTTGGAAGAACCGGCCCGACTCCTGTTCCTCGCGATTCGCTCGCATCGCAACGCGTTGGCACAACAGCC includes:
- a CDS encoding excisionase family DNA-binding protein yields the protein MTKPHRDDTDDSHQLLTYSDAGRIAGVSKTTIGKWVKIGVLRSVPMPGSKRRRIKRAVMMRFLHSLDEQC